In Sphingobacterium sp. R2, the genomic stretch CAATAGCCTCCGTTCCCAACAATACATTTAAGCTATGGGTGTCATTAAAGTTAGCCTTATAGTTCAAGGTATTTGTCCAAGTCCATTCCGTATTATAACCCGAGGTCTCTGACGATGCACTGTTTGCACTACCCTCTGTAAATTCCAGATTCGGGTACGTATAACTTAAATTGTAATAATTTTCATATTTGACACCAAAGCTTGTTCTAAATGTTAACCCTTTTAATATATCATACTCTCCAAAAGCATTGCCAAAGAAGAAATTGCTTTTGTTCACATTATCTTTCGCGCGGTAAGCAATTGCTACAGGATTCTCACCATTTCCCCAGCCACCTCTAGAGCCTGCAAAGTTTCCGCCTTCATCGTATACCGGAATAATATTCTTAATACGGTAGGCAAATCCGATCGCACTTCCCTCACCAATATAATCGCCGGCTGTATTTGTATTTACACCAACACCGTGTCCTTTAGTCATGCTATACTGCATATTTTCACCAAAACGCAGTTTTTTATTAAAAGCGGAAAAATTCGTATTTGATCGTACATTGAATCGTTCGAATCCCGTATGGATAACTGTTCCTTTTTGTCCCAAATATCCTCCGGATACGGCATAAGAGGCATTTTCACCGCCCCCCACTGTATTTAACTGATAAGATTGTGTCGGCGCGTTCTGACTCAATTCTTTGAACCAGTTTGTTCCTGCCTTATTCGCTTTAGTAATTTGATAAAATTCCTCTTTGTTATCCGCATAATTATATTTGGACATATCGGCATCTGCTGGCGTTACTTTGTTGCCCGAGACATCACCAGCCAACAAATAATCAGGCAGCGGATCTTTATTATCATTTAGGTTATAAATCTGCTGTGGGCTTAACATTTTTGGGAAACGGCCGCTATTAGGCACCTGAACACCATAATACGCATCAAAATTAATCTGTGGTTTGCCAGATTTGCCAGATTTTGTGGTAATTATGACTACACCATTGTTGGCACGTGAACCGTAAATTGAAGCTGCCGATGCATCTTTCAAGACCTGCATTGTTTCAATATCGTTCTGATTTAACCAGCTCAATTTTCCTTCAAATGGAACCCCGTCAATTACATAAAGCGGTTCGTTATTATTAATGGTACTATAACCTCGGATTTTAATCTGAGGAGTAGAACCTGGAGCACCATCGGTCACAACTTGAACCCCTGTCGCTCGACCTTGTAAAGACTCTACCGCACTTGCAGCGGGAGTAGTTTTTAATTGGTCCGTATTGACTACAGCAACAGATCCCGTCAGATCCTTCTTACGTTGTGTAGAATAGCCGGTAACCACTACTTCCTCTAATGCGTCTTGGGAGGCAGTTAACGAAATAGCAAGATCAGCTTTCGACGAAACAGTTACCTCAGTACTTTTGTACCCGATGTAACTTACAATAAGCACATCGCCCACTTTTCCCTGAATGGTAAATGCACCGTTCTCGTCAGTCGACGAGCCAGTGCTACTCCCTTTCACTTTAATAGAAACACCTGTGATACCTTGACCTGTCGAAGCATCTTTCACAACCCCTTTAATAGGCGTCTGTTGTACGCTTTTGGTTTTCATCAATGAAACGACTTCAACTTTGCCATGGTTGGTTAATCCACTGGCAAATCCATGAGTGGTTATTCCTCCCCCAACGAGAAGAGAACTCATAAGCAGAAACCTCGTATTGAACTTTTGGCGCAATATGAGATCAAAACAATTTTTGTCCGCTTTTTTCATCATAATTTTACTAAATAGGTGGTTTGAAAAATTTATGTTTATTCTTTAGTTATTTAAATTGATATTGGTTTATATTTAGTTTTTGGTTATTTTTTTAAGCACAACAACAGCGATAGTACGTTCTTGCTATCAGATTTCGATCCCTTGGTTATTTATTTTTTACTAATTTGGTTACCGAATAAAAATGTTAAAATCTGTTAAATAAATGTAAAGAATAATAAATGTAAAAAAAAAATAAAAACACCAATTAATTTACAAAACACTATAAATCAAGTTATTGTATTTTATACACTATCTAATATTGCAATACTTTCGTTACACAAATATGTAGTTCTCTTTACATCCTCCAATTCTGTAAATTCAATCTCCCTGTCAAATATTCTACAGAAGATATAAATAAGCTAAAAGCTCCCTATATTTGTTATTGATGAATGTAAGTAATTTATTAGAACGGGCGCTCCGATTTGAGTTCCTATCCAAGGAAGAGGGCATTTTCTTATATCAAAATGCACCTACAGCTGATTTGACTTTCGTAGCCAATGAATTGCGTAAAATACAAGTACCCCATGGTAAGGTGACCTGGCAAATCGATAGAAATGTTAATACAACAAATGTGTGTATTGCAAATTGCAAATTCTGCAATTTTTTCCGCCGTCCCGGCCATGAAGAAAGTTACATCACCGATATCGAAAGCTATAAACAGAAAATAGAAGAAACTTTTAAATTCGGCGGCGACCAATTGCTACTGCAAGGTGGTCATCACCCCGATTTAGGTATTGAGTTTTACAAGAATCTTTACAGGCAGTTAAAGGCGCTTTATCCTTCACTAAAACTCCATTCTCTTGGACCTCCGGAGATTGCGCATATTTCCAAATTAGAGAACATGAGCCATATTGAAGTATTGACTCAATTGAAGGAAGCGGGTTTGGATTCTCTACCTGGAGCAGGTGCTGAGATCCTTAATGACCGTGTTAGACGTTTAATCTCAAAAGGAAAATGTGGAGGTAAAGAATGGTTGGACGTGATGCGGGCAGCACATAAAATTAATTTGCCTACTTCAGCGACTATGATGTTCGGGCACATTGAAACAATAGAAGAACGTTTTGAACACTTGGTATGGATTCGTGAGGTCCAGGACGAAAAGCCAAAAGAATCACATGGATTTATAGCATTTATTCCTTGGCCATTTCAAGATGACGGAACCTTGCTAAAGAGACTCCGCGGCATTACTAATAACGTAACAAGTGAAGAATATATCCGTATGATTGCTTTAAGCCGGATTATGCTTCCTAATATCAAAAATATACAGGCTTCTTGGCTCACAGTCGGAAAACGCACCGCACAGTTATGTCTGCACGCCGGAGCGAACGACTTCGGGTCAATTATGATTGAGGAAAATGTTGTTTCTGCAGCTGGTGCGCCACATCGGTTTACATCAAAATCTATACAGGAAGCAATTTTGGAAGCTGGATTCAGTCCCCAACTACGAACACAAAAGTATGAGTTCCGAGAATTACCAGCTCATATGGTCGAACAGGTCATTAACTACTAATACGCTACATTGAAAGACGTCATAAGAAATATTGAAGCAATTATATTTGCTTCTACAGAAGGAATCGATCTTGCCGATATCAAACAGGTTTTGCAGGAAGCTTTAGCCATCGAAGTATCCAGAGACGAACTGCGTGACTTGATAAAAAAAATTGAAACCAAGTATCAGGATGAAGATGCTGTACTCGAGTTACGCTACATTAACAATTCCTACCAGTTTTTGACAAAGGCGGTGTACCACGAATCGATTCAGCAACTTCAAAACCACAACAATAAACGAAAATTAAGTCAATCGGCGCTGGAAACACTCGCGATCATTGCTTACCGACAGCCCATCACAAAACTGGAAGTGGAACAAATTAGAGGTGTCAGCTGTGATTATTCTATTCAAAGACTTCTTGAAAAGAAATTGATCAAAATCGCCGGAAAGGCAGATAGTATAGGAAAACCATTACTTTATGCAACTAGTCAGCAGTTCATGGATCACTTTGGAATCAATGGTGTTAGAGATCTTCCGCAAATGAAAGATATTGTCACAGAAGACAATGCTATCGGCGAAACAAATGAATAAATAAAATGAAATAAATTTTTATTTTCAAAATACGATTCAACACACTGATTAACAGAAAAATAAATGACTATATTTTTTTAAAAAAAAGTTTTAAAAAATAGTTTTCTTCTCTAATTTTACAGCATTGAATAAGGAACAATAAAGTATTATTTTATGAACACGGCAACTTTAGCTAACGAAGATTTTGAAGAAGTAAAATTCGCATCTTTCAACGGTCCTGATGACGATGATGATGATTTCGATGATGATTTCGATTTAACTGAGATCGACCCGATTGGAGGATTGGATGACTTCGATGATGAAGATGAATTTTAATATTTTAGTGTACTATATCACTACCTATTAAAAACACCAAAGTATCATTAAAAGATAGGGCGTCCAATTTGATTGGACGCCTTATCTTTTGATTTACTTTACCTGATCGATCAATTTATGTAACTCCATTTTGGGAATCATTCCGCTCTGTCGCCATACTTGCTGCCCATCCTTAAACAGCACGAAAGTAGGTACGCCACTCACCTTAAAAATAGAAGCAATTTTTGAATTCTTGTCCACGTCAATCTTTATGATAGACAAATCGTCTTGATAAAATTCCTTAAGGTCCTGTAAAATCGGCGCCATAGTCTGGCATGGACCGCACCAAGTGGCAAAAAAATCCACTAGAACCAGCGAATTTGATTGAATAATCTGGTCAAAAGTAGCCATTATTGATTCTCCTTTTCTTCATTTTGCAATGCTTTATACCCGCCTTGGATATTGCATATATTTTTAAATCCTTTCAAGCTTAAAATAGATAAAGCTACTGTTCTCCTGTATCCCGATCGGCAATATATATACAGCTGCTGATCATCTTTTCTAAGCTTAAAATCAAAATTAACTAAATCTGTTAAGGGAATATTCATTGCATTGTCAATATGTCCACTTTTAAATTCTTTCTCTGTCCTTACATCTACAATATGACCCTGAACTGATTTTTATCAAATTCCCGTGCTCTAATGTTACGTATAGACGCTACAGTCTCTTTACTCTTCCATGTTTCAATCCCCCCTTCCAAAACTCCAACAATATGGAAATACCCTAATTTTATCAAATGATCAATGACAGCCTCACTATTTTCCAAATCAGTGATTAGCAAAAACTTTTGGTCTTTGGTGGGGAAAACTTGCGTGAGAAAATGATCAAACGGGCCTTCAAAACTAATATTAATAGAATTTGGGACGAATCCCTCCAAAAACTCGTCGCACGATCGGGTATCAAGCATCTGAATATTTTCAACATTACACAGCTTTTTAAACTTATTCAGTGTTAATAGGGGCGGATTGGAAGGGAATTGTTGTTGGATACCTTGGCGTAATTTTGGTTTTGCCTGCAATTGCCTTTGATTAAACACGGATAAAAAACAAATGCAAAATAGTGAGATAAAAAATCTATACATATATTCTTTTATTTAAAAGGAATAAGGAGCTTTTCCAATTCCTCAATTTTACCATTATATATATTGAGATCAACATTTCCCTGAATCCCTTGTACGGTACCTTTTTCAGAAAATTGCCAGAAAGTCCAATGCTCTTTGGGGTTCTCGACCCAAAAATTGTAATTTGCAATCCACAAGGTATAAGCTGCAAATTCCTTTTCCAGAAAATCACTATAAAACTTATCTCCGGAATAAAGAATTGGTTTTACCTTATAGTGGGTTTCTACTTCATCAAGCCAACGTCTTAGCCCAACTTTCAAACTATCCATAGATTGTTGTTTGGGATGCTCCTCAATATCCAAAACTGGTGGCAGGTCTCCAGGTTGAAGTTTAACCTTTCGAATAAAATTTTTAGCCTGCTTCACTGAATTCTCGTTGGGTCTGAAATAATGATAAGCTCCTCTCAAAATCGCCCTATTTTCTGTTTTACTCCAGTTTCGGCTAAACTTATCATCAATTCCTTTTTCACCCATTGTCGCCCTGATAAACACAAAGTCTATCGGAAAGTGATCATTAATGGTGTTTACATTTTGCCAATCTATTTCTTCCTGATAGGTAGACACGTCTATGCCAAACACCTTATCATCGTGCTTGCTCATAATCTCCATATTACGAATATCATATTTAGCTTCCTTCGTCAAAGACTTGTCTTTGGAAGTAGCCATGCGAAAATAGTATATAATTCCAGCCCGATAATGCCACACAAAAAAACAGAGGAAAAACACCACCATTCCTGCTATCATCCAAATCCACCTTGTTCCACTAACCTGACTTCCTTTTGTACTTGTTTTCTTTCTTTTTGATCGCTGTTGTGCCATAGCACGATGAAGTTACGGCAATAGCAATTAACTCGCAAAATTTTCGCAACAATTTATATTTTTGTGTATGATCGTATACAACCCCAAAGACTGGCTTTCGGCAACTTTCAAATTGCATAAATCAGATACTTTCAAAAAGTTACTGCCATTCCTTATTTTAATTGCTTTTTATTCCTGGGCGATAGCCTTTGTAGAATTGGAATTCCTTAAATTAAATGAAAAGAGTTGGGTAAAGAATATTACCATCGTCCACAATCTCCTTGGTTTTGTCATATCGCTCTTACTTGTTTTTCGTACAAACTCGGCCTATGACCGTTGGTGGGAAGCCCGAAAACAATGGGGTAATTTAACCAATGTCAGTAGAGCCTTGTCCTATAAATTGAATGCAATGTTAGAAACGGATGATAAGGTTAACCGAAGTTTTTTCAGAAAAGCAGTACCGCTATTCGCTGAGACACTTTATGATTTCTTAAGATCGGACTACACCAAGTTTATGCTAGATGAAAATGAACATCCCGAATTGAAGGCATTGGATAATAAAAAGCATGGACCAAACCAAGTGTCAAATATGATCTTTCACAAAATCAACGATCTTTATAAAGCCAAAACAATAAGTGGCGATCAACTTATTATCCTAAATGAGGAAATAGTTGCAATGACGCATGTTTGTGGCGCCTGTGAACGAATTAAAAACACGCCGATTCCTTTGGCCTATAGTGCATTTATTAAGAAGTTTATTATTTTCTATACCATGACCCTGCCTGTAGGTTATGTTTTTTCGATTGGTTATTTTGTTGTAATTGCCGTCCCCTTTATCTTATATGTTTTGGCGTCTCTTGAATTGATTGGAGAATCCATTGAAGAACCATTTGGTATAGATCAAGACGATTTACCTATCGATAAAATTGCTGCCAATATCCGAAAGCATTGCCTTGAAATTATACCTGCATAAGCTTTTAGAAAAATAATCTAGCTCATTTTCAAACGCTAAGCCTATCTCCGAGAAATAAGTTTTGTAAATCTATTCAGAATTTCTACTTTTGTCGCGGAGAGTTGGCAGAGTGGTCGAATGCGGCGGTCTTGAAAACCGTTAACTGTCACAGGTTCGGGGGTTCGAATCCCTCACTCTCCGCATAAAAAGCCTTTCAGAAATGAAAGGCTTTTTGCTTTTGCTCCTTTATTCTCCCCCATCAAAAGATCAATTTTCTTATCGTACCATTCCATTCGAATTATCAGAGCGTTACCTACAAGAAAACAACATTTCACACAACTCTTCCTAGCCACATGCAATCTTTTTCACTTTTTTCATTCCTTTATGTAATAATCTGTAATTCATAACATCTAATAGGCACAATATTCTAGAAAACCATAATTACTAATTTTAAATTCAATGCTTATGAAAACTATTGTTCTTCTCATCAATAAAGATCTACCGAACTATTTAAGCCATTTCACCAAAGTCGGTATTTCAATACTTTTACTCATAATTTGCGGATCGGCATTTGCACAAAAAAAATATGATTTTCAAGTCAGCATCTATGGAACAAGAACACCAATCATTCTTACTCCAGGATATAGCTGTAGTGGAACCGTATGGAGAGAAACTGTCAATCACCTAAAAGATAAATACGAATGTCACGTGCTTACACTTCCTGGCTTCGCAGGACAAGCAGCGATTAAAGAAGCATTGCTTGAGACGGAGTACCGTTCTACCCGGGTATGCAGACCCCAAATACAAGTGTAGAGGAAGTGAAAAAGTTTGTCGATAAAGATGCACTTATCGCACAATTTACTTCAATGGGAGACCAACAACTTAGCGATCTCGATCTATCTTCGGGAAATCCTAGCGGGTGCTAGTTTCCAATATTATTTACTGACTTACCTTCCAACCTATAGCTGGATTCTATTTTCATACTTTTATCTGGGTAAAAGACAACTCGCTAAAATTGACCGATCAATCAACGAAGCTATTTTTGAATT encodes the following:
- a CDS encoding SusC/RagA family TonB-linked outer membrane protein, giving the protein MMKKADKNCFDLILRQKFNTRFLLMSSLLVGGGITTHGFASGLTNHGKVEVVSLMKTKSVQQTPIKGVVKDASTGQGITGVSIKVKGSSTGSSTDENGAFTIQGKVGDVLIVSYIGYKSTEVTVSSKADLAISLTASQDALEEVVVTGYSTQRKKDLTGSVAVVNTDQLKTTPAASAVESLQGRATGVQVVTDGAPGSTPQIKIRGYSTINNNEPLYVIDGVPFEGKLSWLNQNDIETMQVLKDASAASIYGSRANNGVVIITTKSGKSGKPQINFDAYYGVQVPNSGRFPKMLSPQQIYNLNDNKDPLPDYLLAGDVSGNKVTPADADMSKYNYADNKEEFYQITKANKAGTNWFKELSQNAPTQSYQLNTVGGGENASYAVSGGYLGQKGTVIHTGFERFNVRSNTNFSAFNKKLRFGENMQYSMTKGHGVGVNTNTAGDYIGEGSAIGFAYRIKNIIPVYDEGGNFAGSRGGWGNGENPVAIAYRAKDNVNKSNFFFGNAFGEYDILKGLTFRTSFGVKYENYYNLSYTYPNLEFTEGSANSASSETSGYNTEWTWTNTLNYKANFNDTHSLNVLLGTEAIDNTYRQVQGNGNGYFITNSTDFFYVSQASKNSAASEGALGSLFSIFGKVDYSYKDRYILSGTVRRDGSSNFGSKNKYGTFPGVSGAWRISQEEFMKSASWLNDLKLRVGYGITGNQRIPSYQYLKRYATSINSASYPINNELVSGLWVSDYQNENVKWEQVASLNLGLDFSILGGKIDGAFDWYNKKTSDMLFALPLPGTAVGRAASPYVNIGDMQNKGVEFSLNYHHKQTDPNKFNFDIGANISRNKNTIVGLAPGINDVVYGAFRSMETSILRTGQPFGAFYGFKVAGIYQNEAELTQYPSYEKARVGGFRFEDVNGDGIIDAKDNTVIGSPHPDFTYSLNFNANYKNFDIMMYFYGSKGNENYEATRYFTDFGVFDGQKSVRVLDAWSPTNTSSMIPSQTKEEVSANEYASSSYFVQDASFFKMKNLQIGYNFSTDKLFGANTGVKRLRAYVGVTNLFTITKYEGLDPEVSATPSDYPALGVDFGVYPQSRQYMLGVSLGF
- the mqnC gene encoding cyclic dehypoxanthinyl futalosine synthase; amino-acid sequence: MNVSNLLERALRFEFLSKEEGIFLYQNAPTADLTFVANELRKIQVPHGKVTWQIDRNVNTTNVCIANCKFCNFFRRPGHEESYITDIESYKQKIEETFKFGGDQLLLQGGHHPDLGIEFYKNLYRQLKALYPSLKLHSLGPPEIAHISKLENMSHIEVLTQLKEAGLDSLPGAGAEILNDRVRRLISKGKCGGKEWLDVMRAAHKINLPTSATMMFGHIETIEERFEHLVWIREVQDEKPKESHGFIAFIPWPFQDDGTLLKRLRGITNNVTSEEYIRMIALSRIMLPNIKNIQASWLTVGKRTAQLCLHAGANDFGSIMIEENVVSAAGAPHRFTSKSIQEAILEAGFSPQLRTQKYEFRELPAHMVEQVINY
- the scpB gene encoding SMC-Scp complex subunit ScpB, producing MKDVIRNIEAIIFASTEGIDLADIKQVLQEALAIEVSRDELRDLIKKIETKYQDEDAVLELRYINNSYQFLTKAVYHESIQQLQNHNNKRKLSQSALETLAIIAYRQPITKLEVEQIRGVSCDYSIQRLLEKKLIKIAGKADSIGKPLLYATSQQFMDHFGINGVRDLPQMKDIVTEDNAIGETNE
- the trxA gene encoding thioredoxin, with protein sequence MATFDQIIQSNSLVLVDFFATWCGPCQTMAPILQDLKEFYQDDLSIIKIDVDKNSKIASIFKVSGVPTFVLFKDGQQVWRQSGMIPKMELHKLIDQVK
- a CDS encoding rhodanese-like domain-containing protein — its product is MNIPLTDLVNFDFKLRKDDQQLYIYCRSGYRRTVALSILSLKGFKNICNIQGGYKALQNEEKENQ
- a CDS encoding rhodanese-like domain-containing protein, giving the protein MFNQRQLQAKPKLRQGIQQQFPSNPPLLTLNKFKKLCNVENIQMLDTRSCDEFLEGFVPNSINISFEGPFDHFLTQVFPTKDQKFLLITDLENSEAVIDHLIKLGYFHIVGVLEGGIETWKSKETVASIRNIRAREFDKNQFRVIL
- a CDS encoding glycoside hydrolase family 25 protein, coding for MATSKDKSLTKEAKYDIRNMEIMSKHDDKVFGIDVSTYQEEIDWQNVNTINDHFPIDFVFIRATMGEKGIDDKFSRNWSKTENRAILRGAYHYFRPNENSVKQAKNFIRKVKLQPGDLPPVLDIEEHPKQQSMDSLKVGLRRWLDEVETHYKVKPILYSGDKFYSDFLEKEFAAYTLWIANYNFWVENPKEHWTFWQFSEKGTVQGIQGNVDLNIYNGKIEELEKLLIPFK
- a CDS encoding bestrophin family protein, coding for MIVYNPKDWLSATFKLHKSDTFKKLLPFLILIAFYSWAIAFVELEFLKLNEKSWVKNITIVHNLLGFVISLLLVFRTNSAYDRWWEARKQWGNLTNVSRALSYKLNAMLETDDKVNRSFFRKAVPLFAETLYDFLRSDYTKFMLDENEHPELKALDNKKHGPNQVSNMIFHKINDLYKAKTISGDQLIILNEEIVAMTHVCGACERIKNTPIPLAYSAFIKKFIIFYTMTLPVGYVFSIGYFVVIAVPFILYVLASLELIGESIEEPFGIDQDDLPIDKIAANIRKHCLEIIPA
- a CDS encoding alpha/beta fold hydrolase; translation: MLMKTIVLLINKDLPNYLSHFTKVGISILLLIICGSAFAQKKYDFQVSIYGTRTPIILTPGYSCSGTVWRETVNHLKDKYECHVLTLPGFAGQAAIKEALLETEYRSTRVCRPQIQV